ACGAATTCTAAGTTTAACTATGTTGTAAAATgactttaaaattgaatattattgtaagatgtacttttaaatattattttattttaatatgtaatactctcttcgttctataatagatgtcatataaatatcacattttttttaagttctctttcacattaatataaatattctttctttctccaCTAACACAGATaaaaacatctcctaaaaccccgtgatATTACGCAAGTGTACCATTTATTATGGtaaggagggagtatttaacataaaattcgCACCCCCAATCCAAAAAGTCTGCATCCACCACTGCGTACAAGAACTGTTGGTATCGTGAAAGGGCATAAAACATTTATATAATGTTCTATTTTGtgtgtaaaaaaaaagaagagaagattgATTGCTGTAAATTTTTTCAGTGGAAGAATGGTTTGGTTGTTTTGGTTGGTTGtggtaaaatattttttacacttttagcctttttaattatcttatcaaaatagatTCTACAGTAATTATTCTATGATAGTAGTTTGAACTTGTTTATGCATTTTATATGGtgtaattttgttattgaattaatcacatattgttcataaacttcaaatttttagATGCGTATTTAATCTCTAACAttgaatatgataaaattagcAAATGGATTATGATACAAGTTACTACCTCAATGACAGTACATTTCGAACTAAAGGGATGGATCTTGTACCTCATATTCTATCAGGTCCTCTTCTCAATTTTCAgcgacaattttttttttttttttttttttttttttgtggttgATTCTAAGTTGCACTCGTATTCTAATAAGTTGGTAATAACTGTGCCACTCCCCAAGCAAAGCACTATACGCTCCTGACACTTCACtagcataaatttttttggcttCTCGTTTGGACGACTCATTCTTGCATAAATACTTTGTAATTTCTCTTTGGAAGCTTACCCATTGAAAACGTAGAATCTGAAACACcgtcaatttcttttttttcttgtcaAAGATGATCGTTGGAAGTGTATAAAGTATAAACTTTgcaatgaataaatgaagaagatgaaaaataaGTGAGCAATTTATCGTCGAGAATTTGtacttgtttatttattgatgGTAGTTGGTTGTTTTGCATTCAAAggaaaaattacaaaatcaataatattgaCTGATTGTTAATTGGTGATATTAATGTTCTAAACGAccctaatatataaaataaatatcattaaaaGCACTgtgacaaataaaaattcgCATTCCAAGTACTTAGACAATACACAAATCATATGTGACATGTACATATAGttcaacacacacaaaaatcaGATAGTCATTTCTTTATTCCTTTCAAATCTTCACTCGGTTCGATGTTCATTTCATTCTGTTATACCATTAACATACTTTCTTCCTcctttcttaaaattcgtacaGAAAAAACCTCATTTGATGGGAACCTCTCGTATAATTAATAGTGTCAAGAGACAATTGTCTTCATAAGATTTGGTTCCACTTCTCATTATGCATAATGCACGAAAAGTTTCGACACAACCATATAccatagtaaaaaaaaagaagataaacaTAAACTAAATGAGAGAGCTCCAACTAGGAAATAAGACTCATGGTGCAGAAACCAAAATGACAGCTCATCTTCTCATATTCTAAGCTTCAATCAAGTAGAGAAGGACTAAGGAGCCTCTCAAAACAAATGGGGAATCAACGCGTAGGTACAAACATTATGGTTCGAAAGATTTGGAAAGACATCAACATAAATGAGCAGACAGTGCATAGGTAGGCGAAGGACAGTTTTGAGGTGCTCAAGAGGTCACAGCTGATCCCTATAAAGATTCAATAATGCATCATAAGGCCATCTTGAAGGCTTTCTCAAACTCTGACACATGGAAGGAAGTTTTCTCTGGGCCCTTAAGCTAATCTCAGACACATGTGTATGCGAAGTAGTGTGAGCTagtaatgattaaaaaaaaaaaaaagtagtttgGATGTTGAGATCTCTCTCTCAAGCAAATAAGATATACAGTTGATGAAATGCATAAAGAAGATATTCCCAGCTGATGAAAGACAGCAGATACAAATGAAGATGGTGGGGGGGTATCGGGCCCAATGAAACAACTGCTATTACCTCAGATTAAGTAACTAAAATGTAGAGCACTACATCAAAAAGTGCTTGTTTCATAAAAGAGTCGATttcatcatcaaaattttTACAAGAATGCGAGAATTAGACAGGAATGGGCAAACCCTTCTTCGCCATGCTATCAAGAATTTCATTGAGAGCCTGGCACAAGCCAAATATCTGCCAGCACAAATTAAATGTTAGCCCATGGATCTCGGTAAAACGTAAACTGAATATGGACTAGGTACAAATCTAAACTCGAAGAGCAAGAATTCTAGGACCTTTCTTAGTGGACTGGAAATTAAATAACGACAGTTTAGCAATTCTAACTAGCGAATCAAGGATAGCAAATTCCTGACCCTTTATCGAGCTTTTGGGACTTGATCATGTGTCTCAGTAATTAAGGTATCATAGCTCAAGCCTCCAAAGCTCGAGGCATGGTTGTTGCTTGGAGAGCCAAGATACATTGCTTAAACGTCAACTGTTAAAGCACAGTGGTCTAGCTCAAAAGCTCAACCGATGTGTGGCTTGAGATTTTAAAGAGGGTAAGCTTGAGACATACATGGATTTGGGAAAAAgtaatatactactacgaATTAATGGTAAAAGGATCCAAAATGGCTGTAAAACATGTCTTCAAATTATATGACTACaggaaaaatatttgtatCCCAAGTCATTCTTGTGCATCCACTAATGTCTTGTCTTCAAAACATATATTTGTTGTTCAAGATATATAGTATTTGCAAACTTTAACAGATGCATGCACCAAATCCAACTAACCCTACTCAATGATGAATAGCATGCATTACCTGTTGATCCCATTGCTGCAATTCCTCGGCGTCATCCTCAAAATGTATAAAAGCTTCGACCTGGcaaagtttgttgttgaataATAGAATTGCTAATTACTAGATCTTAGAACAAAGAACCAGATAAAAAGGGGTTGATAACTGACtaccaaaaatcaaataactttaaaacaaaataaagagaaaactCACCAACGAAAcaatatgatttaaaattaattaaaagtccAGTTTTACCTGATCAATAGAACCCCTCATCCTATCTTCACATATCATTCGAGAAGCTATTTTCTCAGCCTGCCAAAAGATTGAAGCTTTAGTAAACACTATAGATTATGTGAACTgtgaattgatttttaaaaaggaGATGGTATTAAGaaaaagtactactcctactatttatGGCTTCAGTCTCTCAAAACCAGTTGATTTCAATGTGGTAGAATTTAGCAAGTCACTGCCTAATAGGCATATGAAAAATAGCACTAAATGCAGAAAAGCACccaaaatatcacattttaaaataagctTTTCGCTTTGCTAAgtacaaaagataaaaagtcTCCAACTCAAGAAAGTTGAAATATGAATCAAATTTGCCTATTACTTTAGATCTCTAATTCAACAAAGTAATAGCATCATTTTTAGTTGGAGATAGAAGAGAACCTTTTGAGGAGCAATGCCCAACAATGTGCCCAACTCTTCAAAACTGTACAACATACTCAAGGTCAACCACATTATACAAACCCGAAGAGATTATATAATCAGCATGTTCAGGCAACAGAATGGATCCAAAGACATGTCCACCCACCTAATATTTGTATAGAGTTTGCTAGCACTAAGGAGATTATGCTCAATCATGGCTCGATCAAGAACAGTAGAATTGTCAGGCAAAGTTGCTTTCTGTCAGCATTCAGAATCACATGTAAAGattgttaaaaatataacaataaatgaaCTTGAAAATGGAATGGATGTAAACTCTTTAATGCACCTACCTGATGCGGCTTCAGTTCTTCAGAAAACGCATCAATTTCAGGTTTTCTCAAAATTCTCTCCAGATATACCTAAGGAATTTTGATATCAGGATTTAACTGACAGTTTATATTTGAGTGTGTCCCTACTATGTTAGGCACCAACTGTGCTCTCGAAACAATTTTTGTTGAGAAAGAGTCAGCACAATCAAGAATGAATAGATTACCTTCTGCAAGATTGGATAAATCTTTAGCTTAGAACACCGTTCATCCTGGTTGAATTGAAACAATGAATTAAGTTTAAACGTAATGTATGATCCTTGACACTAATATGACTAATAGGTGTGCCATTTGCAGTGGAGAATGTATAATAACATCATACAGGGcgataaatatgaataatcaTGTGTGTATTTGAATGACAGATAGCACATATATCATAAAGAAGTCAATGCACTTCCTTTTTCAACAGATAAACAAGTACAAAGTAAGTTATGCAATACAATTATGAGAAAATGCATTAATTCAATGAGTGCGTAATTTAGCAGAGGGGACATTTGGACAAGAATCTAAAGACCAAAAATGATACAATAAGAATCTTCATAGTCAATCAGCAGAATCCAGACAAGTATTCCACGTAAGCATTTCTATACCTTGTAAAGGGTTGCAAGAACACGAGAACGACGAGGCCCAGCAGCTGCCAAAATTGTGCAGGTCACAGCAGCAGCTAAAGCTTGCTCCAGTGCTTCTTCATCGATCTCTCTGCAATATATTCATAAGCGTACAATAATCTCGTAAGACTCTCAAGTGGAAATGCAAAATATTTCTAAGagaaaaatatgcaaagattCACATTCAAACACACTCAGTCACAGGTCACacccaaaaaaattgttataaaCCAAATCATATTCAGAGGAAAGAAAACAGAAATATACCGAGTTGTGACTgcatttacattatttaagaGAGAGGATGGCTAAGCTTAGCCAAAACATAAGGATTTCAAACTTCTCAAAAATGCAAAACATTAGGTGATTCTCTTTGACAATGATAACTGTTAAAGGGGTCATTAAGATAACATATTTTATCTGCTTACTCCAATATAAATAGCCACAAGTTGAAAGCTCCATTCATTCAGAACAATTGAgcttaaaattatgattgacAGGGAAATGGTGAGGCAAACTGAGATGGGCCAAAGAAGACAGCATGCCcaaaacacaattttataaactaaCACAACATGAAGAGCAGCGCGACAAAGGCAACCCGTCCTTCTCATTGACGACCACAGGagaaaattaaacaatcaCTCTGTCATCCATCATTAAAAGTTTAAGATTATGTTAAAGACAACAAAGAAGACGACTATACACTACAGGTGTGGGAGTAGGAACTAAATGCAGTGCTACAAAATTGTCCTGTGTGGTTGATATCGATACACAAGTTGCTGTCAAGGTTTAGaatatttgattgtttatCTTTTGTGGATCGTGTGGAATAATAGTGTACCGAAATTACTCATACTTACTCATCTCCGATTTTCCGCTTTTCAATTTGGGATATGTCATAATGCCGTAGTGCAGCTTCCAGAAACTTCCTTTTTAGATCTAGAATCCTAGCATAACAAACctgagaaataaaatgaacattATAACCAGAATGTTGACATATCAAATTACCAACACAGCACAGCCAAATAGTAACCTTGTATTGTAAATTCAGTACTTCCTGCTGACTGTTGCTAACCAAAAAAGAAGCTTTGTTTATAAAAGCTTCAGCATTAACGGCGTCATCATCCTATAACAGAAGAAACAAGAGTTCATAAATTGGGTCCATGATGATTGATAGACAATAAATTCCAATAAGTGAAATCTCAAAGACATAGCTTCATTAATAATCCCATTCAAGTTACAATCAATATCTGATTGAACATTTTATGATTGTGAAGAATGTCAAAGAATGAAGACACAGAATAAAGGAGACCTACCTCGAGGTAAAGACGAGCAATTTGGACACATTTTGTAAGCCTGAATGTATCATCAATCACTCTACCAATTCAGAGAATGAGCACAAGTAAGAATTTCCAAAAGCATTCTGCCAAGTATGCTTAGTAGTGATTCAAGAGCGAAATCTGCAAGCAAACCTCATCCCAGAATCTAGGTCAATGCCACTAAGCATCTGTGCAGCTTTTGACCATTGTTGTTCCGATTCATACAATTCAGCCAGCTTTTCTCTGATTATCAAAACCTGAAATGGTTGCAAAAGTTAATGGgcaaataataaatcaaaatgagaGCACaggttgaaaataaaatgaccaGCTAACAGAAAAGTgagagacaaaaaaaaaagtaatcatTACAGAGTTAGTAGATATGAATTACGAACTACCATCTATCAGTCGCATGTTATACTGTGCTTAATTGCTTTATCTACGGGGCCATGTGGTTACAAACCAGCAACACTAAATGATATTGCATTCCTCTTTGTTTGACATGCTACAAGCCTAAAAACTAAAAGCATTGATGGTACATGCTTCATTTCTAAGCCATAAGAGCATACTCTATTGCCTTGGAAAATTTTTATCAATCATCTGGAGGggattcaaaaaattaaaagatgtGGATCAATGAGAAGGTATTTAATGAAGTGCAATCTTTCAAGGATAAAGTCTACACCAATCATCCAAAAAGAACTAGAAATTGAGTACTGTGACTTGAATACTTGAATATAACGATTAAGTGCATCAAGCAATCAAAAAAGCGAATCACATACAGTGAATGATCAGGTAAGCGATTTAtctttttgtcttttgtttctttaatttatttatttcaataggTGAAGGGTTGTCGTGTTAATTTTGTTCATTTGGATATGAGGTGGTATACGAGGTAATCACATATGTATGGGTAGTAaaagatggagtattttatttgactcTGTTAATAACATACTATGCCCCCTCCTATACATTGTATACAAACTTCCATTCACTTTCTCCCTGCAGTGTCCCATATTTAGCAAAAACGAGTTCCCTTCAAGTGACCAAAATTGGCCTACGCAAACTTGGTATGAAGGAAGTGGGTCAGACAAGGCTGAAGAGCACAAACAGGTTATACAATAATGTTTTCCCACTGAAACTagcatgaaaaaaaatcttgcATCTAATCATAGAGAACAGTAATGAGACAGTATAGAATGTGAAGTCTGTGCTTAAAGGTCCCATTACTAAAACAACTAGTAAGTGATCAGTATGCCAATGCAATAACTCAACTACTTCAGTTTTGTTGTTTCTACTCCCTACAGTTGCTCTTATCTATAGAAACTCTCTTCATCTCGAGATGAAAAATGTAAGTGCTTATATTATTTCTTGCCACGTCTCGGAAGGACAGTAGAACCAACACTTGTTCACAATGAGAGGTGGTTCAGCATTAAGTTTCGATTGTTAGAAACTTTCTCTTTCTCCCTTTCCTCCAACTTCTTTCTTTTCTATGATGtctattcttttcttttctaaacTAAACTTGTTTCTTATGGGCACAAACCTAAGCTGTTTATGTTTAAAACTAAACTACTGCTCTACGAACTAGCATTCTCAgttaaaatatgcaaaatcaTGGTAtacaactattttatttccttttgcCAACTCACAAATTCAAGACCAACacaatatagtactactacaaaatACTTAGTATATAATCCAACACCAGCAATTTGCAAAATAAAGGAAGGAGTAAGTAGTAAgacaataaaaacaaaaaaaatctttgaAAAATAACCTGTTCCTCAAACGAAACAACTCGGGGCTGGATCTGATTGAGGGTGTAATGGGAAATTTCCTTGTGAAACTCAGGTTCCAACCTTCCCAATTCCTGGGCAAATGCCTGCAGAAGCTGTCGCGAAACAACAAGCGGCACATCGTCGGATAGCACTGGAACACATACAAATTACCGCCCAAACAAATTTAAGTAAAATGTACTAGTAGTATGTAACCGTTAATTGATAGtcgaaaacaaagaaaatagaaaacgCAACTGTGGTGGACGAACTGTTTGGCTTGTAGCACATCGTTTGAGGAGAGAACGGTGGCGAGAATGTGCTTGTACTGTTCGATCTTCTGGCGTTGATCAGTGATTGCCGACGCACTGGCAAACGCGCTCTCCATCCGGTTTATTTTCTAAACAATGGCGTTCAAATTAACAGTAACAAACCTATACAATATTGTGAACttgtccaaatatggaaacTCACAAATAATCTAAATTCAGATTGATTATGCAATTCACCCTATTTCCAGAAATTTAAAGTTGATTTGGCCTTTAGGAAATTGCCTCCAGGAATAAAAATCGGATTATATcttgttttaaaataattaaaaactataGTACTAATATCTACTCCTAATATACGGAGTACTATAGTTCTTAGTTCTCattttaaataagattttcatttgatcacctCTGTATATATTAGCAATCTACTAAACAAGTTTACGtattgattatttgatttgatacataaattttgattgctATTGATTCAGTCAACAAATTGTTGTCATTCTCACTCTTGTTTTTAAACTGGATTATATcttgttttaaaataattaaaaactataGTACTAATATCTACTCCTAATATACGGAGTACTATAGTTCTTAGTTCTCattttaaataagattttcatttgatcacctCTGTATATATTAGCAATCTACTAAACAAGTTTACGtattgattatttgatttgatacataaattttgattgctATTGATTCAGTCAACAAATTGTTGTCATTCTCACTCTTGTTTTTAAACTGTGAAGCGCCCCCCGTAATGTAGGAATTGATTGTCGggctttttctattttgatcaaaaataagataaagtTTCCCGGAAGGGgcaacctttttttttttttttttttcttttgtggCTTACAAATGTGGTAAAAACATTTCACTGTTTGAAAACGTTAAAAATCTGTGATTTTAGGTCCTTAGAAGTTAGAATTGACTTCTAGGAAACTAGATCTCTCTCCCTCTAGTAATTTGTAAATCATCTAACTTGGGCTTTCATTTATTGAGTTCAAATGGTAGGTTTTCTTATTGGGCTGATATTTACCCTAACTAGAACAGAACAGCCCAATTTTCATCATATAATACCTCTATCAGTGACCAAACCCAacaagttaaaaaataattgaggaaattaaataGGTGATAGATTACCAATTTGAATTCGACAATTAATTTGGTGTTTAGGTGACATGTCATTTTCCATTTacgatataatttttttttcaatataacCTATTTTCTTGGCTTCAATTGATTTTCTATCTTATTCTTGATTGACTAGAGCTACTCGTAATTATCTCCACGTATAATGACTTATTGGACGATTTggatatgataatttttggTTCATTGATGTAAACATAATTGGCATTTAATATAAggcattcaattttttaatctctgCATAAATTCTCGAAACATTTTCCATGCTATGTCTGAATATGGGAGATGGAAagcatatattttaatttaaactatGTGAAGGTGCAAATCACGAAAGATGCACTATGATAAAGTCTTAATCACACTAGTCCATTCCCATATTAAGCAAGGCTTATGGGAACACGAGcccttaattaatttagttgcTGCTTAAATTAATCGCTTCGATTAACGAGTAAGCATTAACATTTACTTAAGCGTACGTGCGAGATGCAAAAACGAGCCAATTTGTCAGATTTCCCAAACTTTATTGtcataaaacaatattaacCCAAAGTTAGAACAGTGATTGACCAGCTAGTGTGTTAGActtagattaaataaaaaaagttagggataattaaaattatagtaattaaataaatgatgtCGAGAATTGCAGGGGCAACAACGATGCCAACCACGAGACCTTCACGTGTGGCATGACTTTGTTGTTCACTACAACCCACATGAATTTtctcaactttatttatttaataaagtacTATGTAATATACTAGCTAGGACTACTTATCACTTCATATACGCCTGGAATtctttgatttaattttaaattatatatctgTGACTTGAGTTATTGTTCGACACTTCTCTTCATAATctcttaaatttatttcatttattgtgcGACACttctcattaattttataataatatatatgagAAGAGTTATAGTATTTGTGATCGTATGATTAAGTCACATATATATGTTGCATTTTCCTACGTAAATTAGAGATCTAGGAGagtaatatactatatataatatatgtaattataAAACCGTGCTTCTGCTGATTGTCTTTGATGATAGCAACAAAGATGATTtaacaaacaagaaaatagGGTTGTGCGCACAATAATCAAGATTGACCTAATAAAATGGTGTGAAAATAAAAGCTGTTcttgttaattaaaattagggttAATGTGCTGTCGTTAGTGAAATGGGAGGAACACGAGAGAAGGCAAGTggattaaaatatgtgtgtgtgtgtcagATTAATAATATAGAATCCTATCACTTAATTGGATTTTGAGCTGTTAATTTGTAtgagtactaataaaaaaatagtaaccGATAACTAAAAATCTTAAATATTCCTTCCACAAATGAATGTTGCTTCTTTTTATCTAGCATAAATTGTGATTGAATTTCATTAACAGGTACAATCacctttttattattactgAGTGCTGCCGATTTTTATGCATGTAAATATGTATAATTCGTGGTTAACAATTTTAACCTTTAGCTCAAGattaacatataattaatgacTGATGCAAAAGGGTATGAGTAATTTTGATAGGTCCTTGCTGGAATGAGTAATTTTCTGTA
The genomic region above belongs to Salvia hispanica cultivar TCC Black 2014 chromosome 3, UniMelb_Shisp_WGS_1.0, whole genome shotgun sequence and contains:
- the LOC125215705 gene encoding COP9 signalosome complex subunit 4-like, which gives rise to MESAFASASAITDQRQKIEQYKHILATVLSSNDVLQAKQFVHHMLSDDVPLVVSRQLLQAFAQELGRLEPEFHKEISHYTLNQIQPRVVSFEEQVLIIREKLAELYESEQQWSKAAQMLSGIDLDSGMRVIDDTFRLTKCVQIARLYLEDDDAVNAEAFINKASFLVSNSQQEVLNLQYKVCYARILDLKRKFLEAALRHYDISQIEKRKIGDEEIDEEALEQALAAAVTCTILAAAGPRRSRVLATLYKDERCSKLKIYPILQKVYLERILRKPEIDAFSEELKPHQKATLPDNSTVLDRAMIEHNLLSASKLYTNISFEELGTLLGIAPQKAEKIASRMICEDRMRGSIDQVEAFIHFEDDAEELQQWDQQIFGLCQALNEILDSMAKKGLPIPV